A DNA window from Carassius auratus strain Wakin unplaced genomic scaffold, ASM336829v1 scaf_tig00214289, whole genome shotgun sequence contains the following coding sequences:
- the LOC113091781 gene encoding CD209 antigen-like protein C: MDLEAIYETVERRDIENTTGPQSQSHGQDEGKDLKHRGSRCLGLITVGLGLISVLLVVFNMLQHITITTERDLTNNYKNTLEEFNQTIKSLQDNYTDLMTKKHQLQNNFSSLSQKNLEQETRVRDLTAKKTQLQRNVDSLSQKNLEQENRVRDLTAAKTQLQRNVESLSQKKQDLETRVASLSWFFMSTELSWSASRQYCKNHGADLVIINTEEKQRFISSLVSERVWIGLSDTENEGTMKWVDNSALKQGFWIKGEPNNYGGTEDCIELNYNRMQKEWSPLKSWNDISCSETKKGICEK; encoded by the exons ATGGATTTAGAGGCTATTTATGAAACTGTTGAACGCAGAGATATTGAAAACACAACTGGACCTCAATCTCAGAGTCACGGCCAGGATGAAGGAAAAGATCTAAAGCACA GAGGAAGTAGATGTTTGGGGTTGATCACAGTGGGTCTCGGGCTCATTAGTGTTCTTCTGGTGGTCTTCAACATGCTGCAGCACATCACCATCACAACGGAAAGAGATCTGACAAATAATTACAAGAACACTCTTGAAGAGTTTAATCAAACCATCAAGAGTTTACAGGACAATTACACTGATCTAATGACTAAAAAACACCAACTGCAGAACAACTTCAGCTCTTTAAGTCAGAAGAACCTGGAACAGGAGACGAGAGTCAGAGATCTCACTGCTAAGAAAACCCAGTTACAGAGAAATGTTGATTCTTTAAGTCAGAAGAACCTGGAACAGGAAAACAGAGTCAGAGATCTCACTGCTGCGAAAACCCAGTTACAGAGAAATGTTGAATCTTTGAGTCAGAAGAAACAGGACCTGGAGACCAGAGTCGCTTCTCTGA GTTGGTTCTTCATGTCCACTGAGTTGAGCTGGTCTGCCAGCAGACAGTACTGCAAGAATCATGGTGCTGATCTGGTCATTATCAACACTGAAGAGAAGCAG AGGTTCATATCCTCATTAGTAAGTGAGAGAGTGTGGATTGGTTTGTCTGACACAGAGAACGAGGGCACCATGAAATGGGTGGATAATTCAGCATTAAAACAAGG GTTTTGGATCAAAGGTGAGCCAAACAACTACGGTGGCACTGAAGACTGTATTGAACTGAATTACAATAGAATGCAGAAGGAATGGTCACCACTGAAAAGCTGGAATGATATTTCATGTTCTGAAACCAAAAAAGGGATTTGTGAGAAATAG